From the genome of Leptolyngbya iicbica LK, one region includes:
- a CDS encoding M48 family metallopeptidase, which yields MPTYPGISRDAFRHPLDQQAEAALRAFPGFDLVARKFVEFMYERPQLVSLMGNNVQVGPQQYATLYQMFRECVQALDVQPMPNLFVAQNPQVNAYSIGEENPCVVVNTGLLDLLSDDEIRAVMAHELGHIKCGHTTLTQMAIWAMNTATIVGELTFGIGNMVSTGLIYAFYEWRRMAELSCDRAALLATDDWQLVGNTMMRISGGSSRFAHELNFAAFEKQASDYQNLDEDGLSQVYKFLLYNGGGAGPMLSHPFPVDRLTYLKSWAHSDDYAQIKAGNYRRSDTQGTVDVEPSPAVSEIDRLRQELVDLQRELDRLRRA from the coding sequence ATGCCTACCTATCCCGGAATTAGCCGCGACGCCTTTCGCCACCCCCTCGACCAACAAGCGGAAGCCGCCCTGCGCGCCTTCCCCGGATTCGACCTTGTTGCCCGCAAGTTTGTGGAATTTATGTATGAACGGCCGCAGCTAGTGTCGCTCATGGGCAATAACGTGCAGGTCGGGCCGCAGCAATATGCCACGCTTTACCAAATGTTTCGGGAGTGTGTGCAGGCGCTGGATGTGCAGCCCATGCCGAACCTGTTTGTGGCCCAAAATCCGCAGGTCAACGCCTATTCCATCGGCGAAGAAAACCCTTGCGTGGTCGTCAACACGGGACTGCTGGACTTGCTGAGTGATGACGAAATTCGCGCGGTGATGGCCCATGAGTTAGGTCACATCAAATGTGGTCATACGACTCTGACGCAGATGGCAATTTGGGCGATGAATACGGCAACCATCGTCGGCGAACTCACCTTTGGCATTGGCAATATGGTCAGTACGGGCCTGATCTACGCCTTTTATGAGTGGCGACGGATGGCTGAGCTGTCGTGCGATCGCGCGGCCTTACTCGCCACTGACGACTGGCAACTGGTCGGCAATACCATGATGCGCATCTCGGGCGGTAGCAGTCGCTTTGCCCATGAGTTGAACTTTGCCGCCTTTGAAAAACAGGCCAGCGACTACCAAAACTTAGACGAAGACGGCTTGAGTCAGGTCTACAAGTTTCTGCTCTACAACGGTGGCGGCGCGGGGCCGATGCTCAGCCATCCCTTCCCCGTTGACCGCCTCACCTATCTCAAGTCTTGGGCACACTCGGACGACTATGCCCAGATCAAAGCCGGGAATTATCGGCGCTCAGACACTCAAGGCACCGTCGATGTTGAGCCCAGTCCTGCGGTCAGCGAAATCGATCGCCTGCGCCAAGAACTCGTCGATCTCCAGCGCGAACTCGACCGTTTACGTCGCGCCTAA
- a CDS encoding DUF1348 family protein gives MTTPAPKLVPPFTREIAIAKVRMAENAWNSRDPDRVAMAYTEDSFWRNRAEIFQGREAIRAFLRRKWDKELDYRLVKEMWAFGDNRIAVRFQYEWHDDAGQWYRAYGNENWEFDEAGLMRRREASINDRPIEESDRRFFWDASAPRPDDHPGLINSPE, from the coding sequence ATGACGACCCCGGCCCCCAAATTAGTGCCGCCCTTCACGCGGGAAATTGCGATCGCGAAAGTGCGCATGGCGGAAAATGCCTGGAATAGCCGCGACCCCGATCGCGTGGCGATGGCCTATACCGAAGACAGTTTTTGGCGCAACCGAGCCGAAATTTTCCAGGGCCGGGAAGCCATTCGCGCCTTCCTGCGCCGCAAGTGGGACAAAGAACTGGACTACCGCCTGGTGAAAGAAATGTGGGCCTTTGGCGACAACCGCATTGCCGTCCGCTTTCAGTACGAATGGCACGATGATGCGGGGCAGTGGTATCGCGCCTACGGTAATGAGAATTGGGAATTTGATGAGGCGGGTCTGATGCGCCGTCGCGAAGCCAGCATCAACGATCGCCCGATTGAGGAGAGCGATCGCCGCTTCTTTTGGGATGCCTCGGCCCCCCGTCCCGACGACCACCCTGGTCTGATTAACTCGCCTGAATAG
- a CDS encoding HupE/UreJ family protein — protein sequence MRQLWSKAAVSPAMVKLGSLGLVATVGLMLVATPALAHHPFGGETPNNAIQGFLSGLGHPVIGLDHLAFVITAGLLAAVMGGGLLIPIGFVLVSMVGTVLHLMAIDLPAAELVISASVLVFGALLAMREPPKTAVVVGLAAFAGLFHGYAYGEAVIGAGMDAVLAYLAGFAIIQTAIAVGAYGVAKQLIGKAEGSTLNLRFAGFALAGVGAAFLSGVFLG from the coding sequence ATGCGACAGTTATGGTCTAAAGCGGCGGTGTCGCCAGCGATGGTAAAGCTCGGTAGTTTGGGGTTGGTGGCGACGGTTGGGTTGATGCTGGTGGCGACGCCGGCTCTGGCTCACCACCCGTTTGGCGGTGAAACTCCAAACAACGCGATTCAAGGCTTTTTATCTGGCCTGGGTCACCCTGTGATTGGCCTGGATCATTTAGCTTTTGTGATTACCGCAGGTTTGTTGGCCGCTGTCATGGGTGGCGGTTTACTAATTCCCATCGGGTTCGTGCTGGTTTCGATGGTAGGTACTGTGCTCCATCTGATGGCTATTGATTTGCCCGCAGCGGAATTGGTGATTTCGGCCTCTGTTCTGGTGTTTGGCGCGTTGCTGGCCATGCGCGAACCGCCCAAGACAGCTGTCGTCGTCGGCTTGGCGGCGTTTGCCGGGCTGTTCCACGGTTATGCCTATGGTGAAGCGGTGATTGGCGCAGGTATGGATGCCGTGTTGGCTTACCTGGCAGGCTTCGCGATTATTCAGACGGCGATCGCAGTTGGCGCTTACGGTGTGGCTAAGCAACTCATAGGCAAGGCGGAAGGCAGCACTTTAAACCTGCGGTTTGCGGGCTTTGCCTTGGCAGGCGTTGGGGCGGCTTTCCTCTCCGGCGTGTTTCTCGGTTAA
- the cynS gene encoding cyanase, with amino-acid sequence MAIPEITEKLLAAKKAAGVTFADLEAKVGCDEVWIASVIYRQASASKEEATKIVEAIGADPSFIEPLTECPVKGSLDPVIPTDPLIYRFYEIMQVYGMPIKTVVHEKFGDGIMSAIDFTIDVEKEEDPKGDRVKVIMCGKFLPYKKW; translated from the coding sequence ATGGCAATTCCCGAAATTACTGAAAAGTTGTTGGCAGCAAAGAAGGCCGCAGGGGTCACGTTTGCTGATTTGGAAGCCAAAGTGGGTTGTGACGAAGTGTGGATTGCCTCGGTGATTTATCGGCAAGCCAGTGCTTCGAAGGAAGAGGCGACCAAGATTGTGGAAGCGATCGGCGCTGATCCCTCCTTCATTGAGCCCCTCACTGAGTGCCCCGTCAAAGGTTCTCTGGATCCGGTGATTCCGACCGACCCGCTCATCTATCGGTTTTACGAAATCATGCAGGTCTATGGGATGCCCATCAAGACTGTGGTACATGAAAAGTTTGGCGATGGCATTATGAGCGCGATCGACTTCACTATCGATGTTGAGAAAGAAGAGGATCCCAAGGGCGATCGCGTCAAAGTCATCATGTGCGGTAAATTCTTGCCCTATAAGAAGTGGTAA
- a CDS encoding ABC transporter ATP-binding protein has product MNSATPVDTYSPTAQLSIRNVSKVFWGKKDLFSKLAGKKSRDFVAIENISLDIEPNTFVSIIGPSGCGKSTLLNMIAGLSDITAGEILFNNHPITGPGPDRGMVFQNYALMPWMTVEENIRFAVETVYPKWSDKQKNRAIKEHIQLVGLTGAERKHPHELSGGMRQRVGIARALAFSPQILLMDEPFGALDALTRGFLQDEIERIWEQERKTVIMITHSIEEALLLSDRIVMMTRGPAARVDEVLEVPFPRPRNREIIDQHPAYHDLKAEMESHLYRETRAVEEARISG; this is encoded by the coding sequence GTGAATTCAGCAACTCCGGTGGATACGTATTCGCCGACCGCGCAATTGTCGATTCGCAATGTCTCCAAAGTTTTTTGGGGCAAGAAGGATCTGTTCAGCAAGCTGGCTGGCAAAAAGTCGAGAGATTTTGTTGCGATCGAGAACATTAGTCTGGACATTGAGCCCAATACTTTTGTGTCCATCATTGGCCCTTCGGGTTGTGGCAAATCGACCCTGTTGAACATGATTGCGGGATTGTCAGACATTACCGCTGGCGAGATTTTGTTCAACAACCATCCGATTACTGGGCCTGGTCCTGATCGCGGCATGGTGTTTCAGAACTATGCCTTGATGCCGTGGATGACGGTGGAGGAGAACATTCGTTTCGCCGTTGAAACCGTGTACCCCAAATGGTCGGATAAGCAAAAGAATCGGGCGATCAAGGAGCACATTCAACTCGTAGGGCTGACCGGGGCGGAAAGGAAACATCCCCATGAACTTTCGGGCGGGATGCGGCAGCGGGTGGGCATTGCTCGTGCCCTAGCGTTTAGTCCGCAAATCTTGCTGATGGATGAGCCCTTTGGGGCGTTGGATGCTTTGACGCGCGGCTTTTTGCAGGATGAGATTGAGCGCATCTGGGAACAGGAGCGCAAGACCGTCATCATGATTACCCACAGTATTGAAGAGGCGCTGCTGCTGAGCGATCGCATCGTCATGATGACCCGGGGCCCCGCTGCCCGTGTTGACGAGGTGTTGGAGGTGCCCTTCCCCCGACCCCGCAACCGCGAAATCATTGATCAGCATCCGGCTTATCACGATCTCAAAGCCGAGATGGAAAGCCATCTCTATCGCGAAACGCGGGCCGTAGAAGAGGCGCGGATTAGTGGTTAA
- the ntrB gene encoding nitrate ABC transporter permease: protein MTVSDTKTAIPYYGGEKESLFFTEGVRAFLLFVGSLIAFLLFWEIGARADWFAKGMPTASETLSELWWWITNPFFNNGPNDLGIGWNLLISLRRVAIGYFLASIVAVPLGILMGISSIARKGFNPYVQLLKPISPLAWLPLGLYIFRDSEITGVFIIFISSIWPTLINTAFGVANVDKDYLDVAQTLGASRLRTIFKVIIPAALPNIVSGLRISMGIAWLVIVAAEMLLGTGLGYFIWNEWNNLYIPNILVAIFIIGLVGLILDSIFAAVERFVVFGRNS, encoded by the coding sequence ATGACAGTTAGCGACACGAAGACGGCCATCCCCTACTACGGGGGTGAAAAGGAATCTCTCTTCTTCACAGAGGGGGTCAGGGCATTTCTACTCTTTGTAGGTTCATTAATCGCCTTTCTCCTGTTTTGGGAAATTGGGGCACGAGCCGACTGGTTTGCCAAGGGCATGCCCACCGCGTCCGAAACGTTGTCGGAACTTTGGTGGTGGATCACGAATCCTTTTTTTAACAATGGACCGAACGATTTGGGCATTGGCTGGAACCTACTGATCAGCCTGCGTCGAGTAGCGATCGGCTATTTTTTAGCGTCCATTGTGGCAGTGCCGCTGGGCATTTTGATGGGCATCTCTTCCATCGCTCGCAAGGGCTTTAACCCCTATGTGCAGTTGCTTAAACCGATTTCGCCGCTGGCTTGGTTGCCATTGGGGCTTTACATCTTCCGAGATTCCGAAATCACTGGGGTGTTTATCATCTTTATTTCCAGCATCTGGCCAACGCTGATTAATACAGCCTTTGGTGTGGCCAACGTGGATAAAGACTATCTCGATGTGGCCCAGACCCTGGGCGCTTCTCGCTTGCGCACAATCTTTAAGGTGATCATTCCGGCGGCGCTGCCGAACATCGTGTCGGGCCTGCGCATCAGCATGGGGATTGCCTGGTTGGTGATTGTCGCTGCGGAAATGCTCTTAGGTACCGGGCTCGGCTATTTCATTTGGAATGAGTGGAATAACCTTTATATCCCGAATATTTTGGTTGCCATCTTCATCATTGGCCTCGTCGGCCTCATTCTAGACAGCATTTTTGCTGCAGTAGAAAGATTTGTCGTATTTGGTCGAAACTCGTGA
- a CDS encoding ABC transporter substrate-binding protein — MVFGSATQTARRWNNLNCDRGELSDLELACIICGGTHSTMDHWEFMQTMPKDPLDMVDDLVKMGVYKQNQLRAAEGVNAHELRKALFLKRVGRGDPRRERLILGLCQQAGGLDNALAAAFGPQAGLFFNDSIRNSGATRREFMRNMAVGAALVTLAGCGGGGGSEPAAEDDTEPVDTSNLEKTDLQIGFIPITCASPIIMSEPLGFYEKHGLNATVVKMPSWGAVRDSAIAGELDAYHMLAPMPIAMTLGLGSASFGVKLASIENINGQAITVANRHKGNINGPADFRGFTFGVPFPYSMHNLLLRYYLATGGIDPDVDVQIRPVPPPDSIAQMVAGDIDAYLMPDPFNQRAVYEEVGFIHMITKELWPGHPCCAFAASDEWIDANPNTFRALNKAIVEATGYASDPANRVEIAEAISERAFLNQPTEVVEAVLTGNFDDGNGNTLSVPDRIDFDPYPWQSFANWISSQLVRWDLQGDGMAAQVIPEQGYDEVGQGIFLTDLARELAQELGQEPPEEIYRTEELMFDTFDPADPAGYVQQQIDEYGV; from the coding sequence CGGCGATGGAATAATCTCAACTGCGATCGCGGTGAACTCTCCGATTTGGAACTTGCGTGCATTATTTGTGGCGGCACGCACTCCACCATGGATCACTGGGAATTCATGCAGACCATGCCCAAAGATCCGCTCGATATGGTGGATGACCTCGTCAAAATGGGCGTTTACAAGCAAAACCAGCTGCGCGCGGCAGAAGGGGTGAATGCTCACGAGCTGCGTAAAGCATTGTTCCTGAAGCGGGTAGGGCGGGGCGATCCTCGACGCGAACGGTTGATTTTAGGCTTGTGTCAGCAGGCAGGCGGGTTGGATAATGCGCTGGCTGCCGCCTTTGGCCCGCAAGCTGGACTGTTCTTCAACGACTCTATTCGTAATAGCGGGGCGACTCGTCGCGAATTCATGCGCAATATGGCAGTTGGGGCCGCCTTGGTCACTCTGGCAGGCTGTGGTGGCGGCGGTGGCAGCGAACCTGCTGCCGAGGACGACACTGAACCCGTCGATACCTCCAATTTGGAAAAAACCGATCTGCAAATTGGTTTCATTCCCATCACCTGTGCGTCGCCCATCATCATGTCAGAGCCGCTTGGGTTCTACGAAAAGCATGGTCTGAATGCGACCGTGGTGAAGATGCCCAGTTGGGGGGCCGTGCGTGACTCCGCGATCGCGGGTGAACTCGACGCCTACCACATGCTCGCGCCTATGCCGATCGCGATGACTTTGGGCTTAGGCTCCGCTTCCTTTGGGGTGAAGCTGGCCAGCATCGAAAACATTAACGGTCAGGCGATTACCGTCGCTAATCGCCACAAGGGCAACATCAACGGCCCTGCCGACTTCCGAGGCTTTACCTTCGGGGTGCCCTTCCCCTATTCCATGCACAACCTGCTGCTGCGCTACTACCTGGCGACGGGCGGCATCGATCCCGATGTAGATGTGCAGATTCGTCCCGTTCCCCCGCCAGACAGTATTGCGCAGATGGTGGCCGGTGACATCGACGCTTACCTCATGCCTGATCCGTTCAATCAGCGGGCGGTTTATGAGGAAGTGGGCTTCATCCACATGATTACCAAGGAACTCTGGCCAGGACACCCCTGCTGTGCATTTGCGGCCAGCGATGAGTGGATCGACGCGAATCCCAACACCTTCCGCGCCCTCAATAAGGCGATTGTCGAGGCGACAGGCTACGCCAGCGACCCGGCTAACCGCGTTGAGATTGCTGAGGCGATTTCTGAGCGGGCCTTCCTCAACCAGCCGACGGAAGTAGTTGAAGCTGTGTTGACGGGTAACTTTGACGATGGCAATGGCAACACCCTGAGCGTGCCCGATCGCATCGACTTTGATCCGTATCCCTGGCAGAGCTTCGCTAACTGGATTTCTTCTCAGCTCGTCCGCTGGGATTTGCAGGGCGATGGCATGGCTGCACAGGTCATTCCTGAGCAAGGCTACGACGAAGTCGGGCAGGGCATTTTCTTGACTGACTTGGCTCGCGAACTGGCGCAAGAGTTGGGTCAGGAACCTCCGGAAGAGATCTACCGCACCGAAGAGTTGATGTTTGACACCTTCGATCCGGCAGACCCCGCGGGCTATGTGCAGCAGCAAATTGACGAATACGGCGTCTAG